A window of Choloepus didactylus isolate mChoDid1 chromosome 21, mChoDid1.pri, whole genome shotgun sequence contains these coding sequences:
- the PTX4 gene encoding LOW QUALITY PROTEIN: pentraxin-4 (The sequence of the model RefSeq protein was modified relative to this genomic sequence to represent the inferred CDS: inserted 2 bases in 1 codon): MGCLGQKTRARFLIFVPVCLLAALSQESGTARQRKPFLERLRRLEEQFRRFQQVTTTHLQGIARNYNMSYNIDVRFWSLAQESCALALAANQSQAAVQADLGHLRSWVRRTQHRGCKVDAKLLALDLALSEGTEQHAREKAEQKAQGDTLSSLALAVQALQDSLAPLARLVQSQGTRLAALGGWLQEASPGTAAPEQTPAPTPAPALALAPAQPEWPSPVSLGPQRDRRRGSPPAWLANRHPGGQRQPQGTLLSLHGPPRNQERPSPRSCNLMLHGSHLPAVSLDQAAACPPPTIRPVLGVPAWRSPQPLQTSLALPFPTTWVRVFRPALPCGGAALGAVGCPAASLASPCEVPVHPWCSVLLRSLPWLVQHPWGPAALESATPGPARRSRHSSLCFHVGPALVFPNASSENAVFLHPGLLAGLRALSVCSWVRTAAGYLGTLLSSATEDKDTKLVLPGSHSLLPGSLHLVVGDPAFRELPLQPLLDGRWHHLCVIWTSVRGRHWLYVDRRPVATSSHFREGYEIPPRGALVLGQEQDRVGGGFDGAEAFXWDRVLAPGEVADLAAGKGLPPGAILTPANAASAGGSMQMVTCTCLELCPRGHPAGAVVVPCAASLCRHQPPPTPAHPARGEASALGHTYLPAGAALASHQGWGRAPGSVPDPFHGCGSRRVCAQPLPASVPSAGRDQVHRAAGP; the protein is encoded by the exons TTCCGCAGATTTCAGCAGGTGACAACAACACACCTGCAGGGCATCGCCCGCAACTACAACATGTCCTACAACATCGACGTCCGGTTCTGGAGCCTGGCTCAGGAGAGCTGCGCCCTGGCCCTGGCCGCCAACCAGTCGCAGGCCGCGGTGCAGGCCGACCTGGGCCACCTGAGGAGCTGGGTGAGGCGGACGCAGCACAGGGGCTGCAAGGTGGATGCCAAGCTGCTGGCCCTGGACCTCGCCCTGAGCGAGGGCACCGAGCAGCATGCCCGGGAGAAGGCAGAGCAGAAGGCCCAGGGGGACACCCTGTCCAGCCTGGCCCTGGCCGTGCAGGCCCTGCAGGACTCGCTGGCTCCCCTGGCGCGCCTTGTCCAGAGCCAGGGTACCAGGCTGGCTGCTCTCGGGGGATGGCTGCAGGAGGCTAGCCCGGGCACCGCCGCTCCCGAGcagacccctgcccccaccccggccccagccctggccctggccccgGCCCAGCCCGAGTGGCCCAGCCCAGTCTCCCTGGGGCCGCAGAGGGACAG GAGACGTGGGAGCCCCCCAGCCTGGCTGGCCAACAGGCACCCAGGGGGACAGCGGCAGCCCCAAGGGACCCTCCTCAGCTTGCACGGTCCCCCCAGGAACCAGGAGAGA CCGTCTCCCAGGAGCTGTAACCTTATGCTCCACGGGTCCCACCTGCCCGCTGTCAGCCTTGACCAGGCAGCAGCCTGCCCACCACCCACCATCCGCCCCGTCCTCGG TGTCCCCGCTTGGAGGTCCCCACAGCCTTTGCAGACAAGTTTGGCTTTGCCATTTCCGACCACCTGGGTCCGGGTTTTCCGGCCAGCTCTTCCGTGCGGAGGTGCTGCGCTGGGTGCCGTGGGGTGTCCAGCGGCCTCTCTTGCCTCTCCTTGCGAGGTGCCTGTCCATCCCTGGTGCTCAGTTTTGCTGCGCTCACTGCCCTGGCTGGTTCAGCACCCTTGGGGCCCCGCAGCTCTCGAGTCGGCCACACCAGGCCCAGCCCGCCGGAGCCGGCACTCCTCCCTCTGCTTCCACGTGGGACCGGCACTCGTGTTCCCCAACGCCTCCTCCGAGAACGCAGTCTTCCTCCACCCCGGCCTGCTGGCAGGGCTGCGGGCTCTGTCCGTCTGCAGCTGGGTCCGCACGGCCGCGGGCTACCTGGGCACTCTCCTCTCCTCCGCCACCGAGGACAAGGACACCAAGCTGGTGCTGCCCGGCAGCCACTCCCTGCTCCCCGGCTCCCTCCACCTCGTGGTCGGAGACCCGGCCTTCAGGGAGCTGCCACTGCAGCCGCTGCTGGACGGCCGCTGGCACCACCTGTGTGTCATCTGGACGTCTGTCCGGGGAAGGCACTGGCTCTACGTGGACCGCAGGCCGGTGGCCACCAGCTCCCACTTCAGGGAGGGCTACGAGATCCCACCCAGGGGGGCCCTGGTGCTGGGCCAGGAGCAAGACCGCGTGGGGGGCGGGTTTGACGGTGCCGAGGCCTT GTGGGACCGGGTGCTGGCCCCTGGGGAGGTCGCCGATCTTGCCGCCGGGAAGGGGCTCCCGCCAGGCGCCATCCTGACGCCGGCCAATGCCGCGTCTGCAGGCGGGTCCATGCAGATGGTCACCTGCACCTGCCTGGAGCTCTGCCCACGAGGCCACCCTGCGGGGGCTGTGGTTGTGCCCTGCGCTGCCAGCCTCTGCCGCCACCAGCCACCCCCGACCCCAGCACATCCCGCGAGGGGCGAGGCCTCTGCTCTGGGCCACACTTACCTGCCCGCTGGGGCAGCTCTGGCATCGCatcagggctgggggagggcacCTGGCAGCGTTCCAGATCCTTTTCATGGCTGTGGGTCCCGACGTGTGTGTGCCCAGCCTCTGCCTGCCTCTGTTCCATCAGCAGGGCGTGATCAGGTGCACAGGGCTGCTGGCCCCTGA